In one Yoonia rosea genomic region, the following are encoded:
- a CDS encoding A/G-specific adenine glycosylase, with product MPWRVAPADRKAGVLPDPYAVWMSEVMLQQTTVAAVRDYHRKFMTVWPTVRDLAAADDADVMAAWAGLGYYARARNLLKCARAVVADYDGVFPDTYAELLKLPGIGPYTAAAVAAIAFDRPETVVDGNVERVMARLYDIHAPLPGSKAELTARAAELTPQTRPGDYAQAVMDLGATICTPRSPACGICPWRDDCAARIAGTAAELPKKTPKKKTPTRFGIVYVARRTDGAWLLETRPETGLLGGMLGWPGSEWGDNPEPQPPFAADWRELTEEARHTFTHFHLRLKIMVARTGPATQPLRGEFLSQAKFNPTALPTAMRKVFDLASVTLRDD from the coding sequence ATGCCGTGGCGTGTTGCCCCGGCCGATCGTAAGGCGGGTGTCCTGCCTGATCCTTATGCCGTCTGGATGTCCGAGGTCATGTTGCAGCAGACAACTGTTGCGGCGGTGCGTGATTATCACCGCAAATTCATGACAGTCTGGCCCACGGTGCGGGATTTGGCGGCGGCTGATGATGCCGATGTCATGGCCGCTTGGGCGGGTTTGGGGTATTATGCCCGCGCCCGCAATTTGCTGAAATGTGCCCGCGCAGTGGTTGCCGATTATGACGGCGTGTTCCCCGATACCTATGCAGAGTTGCTAAAACTGCCCGGCATTGGCCCCTACACAGCGGCGGCTGTTGCTGCGATTGCCTTTGACCGGCCCGAGACCGTGGTCGATGGCAATGTCGAGCGTGTCATGGCGCGCCTGTACGATATTCACGCGCCCTTGCCCGGATCAAAGGCGGAACTGACTGCACGGGCCGCGGAACTGACGCCCCAGACACGCCCAGGGGATTATGCGCAGGCTGTAATGGATCTTGGCGCCACGATTTGCACGCCGCGCAGTCCGGCTTGCGGCATTTGCCCGTGGCGTGATGATTGTGCCGCGCGCATCGCCGGTACCGCAGCGGAACTGCCCAAGAAGACGCCCAAGAAAAAGACACCCACGCGATTCGGAATTGTATATGTGGCGCGCCGCACCGACGGGGCATGGCTGCTCGAGACGCGTCCGGAGACCGGCTTGCTTGGCGGGATGCTGGGGTGGCCGGGGTCTGAGTGGGGTGACAACCCCGAACCACAGCCGCCGTTCGCAGCCGATTGGAGAGAGTTAACCGAAGAGGCGCGGCATACGTTTACGCATTTTCATTTGCGGCTTAAGATTATGGTCGCGCGGACGGGTCCAGCGACGCAGCCGTTGCGCGGTGAATTCCTGTCTCAAGCCAAATTTAACCCAACTGCGTTACCGACGGCGATGCGCAAGGTGTTTGATCTTGCCAGTGTGACGTTACGCGACGATTGA
- a CDS encoding DUF721 domain-containing protein codes for MKEPRPTSTTRGFSRAATLMQGKVRKASEDRGFAVTRLLTHWAEVVGQATAQIATPVNVSYGKGGMGATLTLLTTGAQAPMLEMQKEQIREKVNACYGYRAISRVRITQTAPTGFAEGRVAFGHAPKVRKTPDPAVQMAAKALSETVENEKLRAALTALGANVLTKQNSHQR; via the coding sequence ATGAAAGAACCACGTCCTACCAGCACCACGCGCGGATTTTCCCGCGCGGCGACGTTGATGCAAGGCAAAGTGCGCAAAGCCAGCGAGGATCGCGGCTTTGCTGTGACCCGCCTTTTAACGCATTGGGCAGAGGTAGTGGGTCAAGCGACGGCACAAATCGCCACACCTGTGAACGTCAGCTACGGCAAGGGCGGCATGGGTGCGACGCTGACATTGCTGACAACAGGGGCGCAGGCCCCCATGTTGGAAATGCAAAAGGAGCAGATTCGCGAAAAGGTAAATGCCTGCTACGGCTACCGCGCTATTTCGCGGGTCCGGATCACACAGACAGCGCCAACGGGCTTTGCCGAAGGGCGCGTGGCCTTCGGGCACGCCCCAAAAGTCAGGAAAACACCTGATCCAGCCGTGCAAATGGCCGCAAAGGCCCTATCTGAAACAGTAGAAAACGAAAAACTGCGTGCAGCGCTGACGGCGCTGGGCGCAAATGTCTTAACAAAACAAAACTCGCATCAGAGGTAG
- a CDS encoding DsbA family protein, with amino-acid sequence MKRRTLLAAGGSALVALGAGWTLTRPDPATGLLPGAAMAQGTDGALPEVIEMVLGNPDAPVEVIEYASYTCPHCASFHANQYQALKENYIDTGRIRFVYREVYFDRPGLWASMIARCNDTPEFFFAFSELLYTEQRNWLASGDPATIVEELRRLAKTAGMDDAALDACLSDAAKAEALFTWYQENADRDGITGTPSFLIDGQKYSNMAYDEFAAILDGKLG; translated from the coding sequence ATGAAACGTAGAACTCTTTTGGCCGCAGGTGGCAGTGCATTGGTCGCGCTGGGCGCTGGTTGGACACTGACACGGCCTGACCCTGCAACAGGGCTTTTGCCAGGGGCGGCCATGGCGCAGGGTACCGATGGTGCACTGCCTGAAGTGATCGAAATGGTTCTGGGCAATCCCGATGCACCGGTTGAGGTGATCGAATATGCCTCTTACACCTGCCCCCACTGTGCGTCGTTCCATGCCAACCAGTATCAGGCGCTGAAGGAAAACTATATCGACACAGGCCGTATTCGTTTTGTCTACCGCGAGGTCTATTTCGACCGTCCAGGCCTGTGGGCGTCAATGATTGCACGTTGCAACGACACGCCTGAGTTCTTCTTCGCCTTCTCAGAGCTGCTTTACACAGAGCAACGCAACTGGCTCGCCTCTGGTGATCCGGCCACAATCGTTGAAGAGTTGCGCCGCTTGGCCAAGACGGCAGGCATGGATGATGCGGCACTTGATGCCTGCCTCAGCGATGCGGCCAAGGCCGAGGCCTTGTTCACGTGGTATCAGGAAAATGCCGATCGTGACGGGATCACAGGCACGCCAAGCTTCCTGATTGACGGCCAGAAATATTCCAACATGGCCTATGACGAATTCGCTGCTATTCTGGACGGGAAGCTGGGCTAG